The sequence GCACTGCTAGAAATTTATAGCTGTCTCATTAATCTCCCTTACTATAGGGGCATACACACCTCCAGTTTTGTTCTGAATGTCTCGTACTATGCCTTGGCAGTCAGATGCAGTCACCACTCTAGCCAAATAGAGATCTGCTGCCAGCAAGAAGGCTTCACAACATGCCAATGCCTCCAAAGTAGCGGGATCGGTCATACCTCCGTATTTTATGCATGAAGCCCCCAAAAACACCCCTTCAGAGCTCCTACAAACAGCAGTCAAAGATCCTTCATTTAGGTCTCTTGCAACTGCACTGTCAACCCTCAGTTTGGCTACCCGGGCATAGGAGCAATCTACCGCACCCGGCTGTGAGATGGGCCGGCAGCGGGCTGTCGTGTTAACTGTATTGGTTTGCAGTATTGTAATTCGGAGATACTTCATGATGAAATTGTTTGGGTCATCTTAGGTAAAGGCAACACAACTTGGGCCGGCCCTAGGACTACAGCCAATGCCTTGTTTCATATACTCCCTCGGATCTGCTGAGAAGACAAACTCCCTCCCATCCATATTAATTATCATTGATTTACtttaaagttgtactaaatcaatgATAATCAAAATGGATCAAATGGAGTAGTATTTTTGTCCTCAAAACAAATAAGTCGACTATTCtatcctcaaaaaagaaagaagTTGTCGAACAATTTTCCCCATAAAGTTTTTCAGTAGAATTTTTGTGGAATCATAAGTCAACATTATTTCCACTATTACATTAGAGACTTATCCATCGACGTAAATTGAAGCCCAATCGCCTCTATGGGCAGAAGGTGAGTTGGTAGTCTGATCCGACGGGGCAGGTGAAGGTGCTGCTCTTGTCGTCGTAGGCGTAGCTGTAGGCGTCCGGGCAGTGCCCCTTGAAGAAGCGCGAGTAGTCCGTCGGCCCACAGGTCGACGGCCTGAGCGGCGGCTTGCAGCAGTACTGGGGGGTGCCGAACTTGACGCAGGCACTCACGCAGCCTCCGTCCACCTTCAGCTCCGACGGGCACTTTGCGTTGATGTCCGCGGCACAGTTGATTGCGTGGCAGCTGCCGCCGGTAGGCCCAAAGCTCATCGGCATGTTGAATCCGTCGACGAGGGAGACGTCGTAGAAGTCGGGGCTGCCGCCCTTACCCAGCGTGTACTCGGCGAGCGTGGCAGGTGGCTTCCCGCCGGCGGCGCAGGCCAGCATGCCGCCACAGTCGCCCGTGGTGCACGACCCGCGGCCGCTGGCATCGAAGTTGCAGCCGGTGCGCCCCCAAATCCTTCCACCAGCCGTGCCCGGGGGAACTTGAATGGCCCCCGCTTGACCTGGGTCGAGCCTGCTACCACCGCCGACCGGGTAGGCGCCTGGCCACACCGTGTAGGGGCACTTGTTGAGTAGGTGGACAGTGATACCGTCGGTGGCAGCAATTGCGAGGAGAAGAGCAAGGATGAAGCTAAGTGAAGATGCCATGGTCGCCATTGTTGTTGTGTTGCCTCTGTAGTGAACGATGGAGGACCGGGGATGCTCCTGGATGCTAAATATAGATATTTTTTATATCTGTGTAAATGTGCCCTCTTACATGCATTTTAAATGGCATTAATGTGCCAAATTATATACCTCCGTATAAATATAAGCACTCATTTATATGATCTTAATGAGCCACGGTGGCGTTTCCATCAGGCGATTAATACGTACTCCTTCCGTTTTTAAATACAAGTCTTTTCGGGGTTTTAGTAtaaactacatacgaatgtatatagacacattttatagtgtagatttactcattttacttcgtatgtagtccGTAGTATAAAGTatcttaaaagacttatatttaggaacaaataGAGTACGACAAGAAGGCCGGACATATTGAACGGATTCTCGATTTCCGTTCATTTCCACGGCTGCTCAAGATTAAAACGGTTAGCCATGCAGCGATTTTTTTGTTTCAAAGGAGGCAAAATTTTGCCTCATCGTATTAATATTGACGCCGATAAGTTTGAACCTTCGGTTTTTTACCATGGTAAACTAATTTTTTTATGACAATTTTAGTTGACGCGAGACTGACAAATTTAGTTGACAAACATAGTAAGTCTGTCTTAGTTTATTTCATGCCAGAAAATTGCCGAGCTTACCAACAACTAAAACTTGCCATCCCCTGGTCAACTAAACTTATCATTTCCTTATTAACTAAGAGATGAGTACATGAGAACAAAGACGGTGTCTACTATCACGACATCAACAAGCTCAGGCGTTTGGCAGCCGGCATCCCCATAAAATGGACTCCGCTCTAATCCTCGCAATTATTACATTCAACATGGAAGTGACCTTATTAAAAATCCTTGCGTTCCTCTCATTGCAAATCCCCCATGACGTGAGCATGATAAGAGACGCAAACTCTTTTCTAATATTGCCATTGGCGTTGATCAAGGCGAACCACCTATCTTTTGATGGAGGTGTAGTTGGTCCATGATTCAATACCCACATGTGTCAGCCCAGTCAAGTCCGGATGCTGTCCCAGATGAGCTTGGTGTATTTACAGTGGCTTGGCATATTTACATTGAACATAAGGTGTGTCACCGTCTCCGCTCCCTCTTGCACAACTGGCATAGCCTGCAGTTAGGCCATCTGCTACGTTGATGTCGGTCAGCCATCCAAATGCGATCTTGCAGAACTAGCCACACAAAAAAATTGTGCTTGGGCAGTGCCCAATTGGACCATACCGCCGGCCTCATCTTGCAGGTGACTCAATCGACGAGTTGAGAATGATATGCAGAAAAGGTCAACCTCCAAACGATTTGGTACTCGACCTTGACATTGAGGTTTTACCTCGTGTAGGCCAACCCATAGCTCAGAGAATTGAATGAGGTCCTGAACTAAGAGGCCCAAACTTATGTTGATGTTTTGAATCCAAATACCATTCTCCCTCGATGAATGGAGCCCGCTTGGAGATTGCAAAAATGGATGGTGCTATGTATTTGGGTTTGTGGCCTCCTAGCAAAGAAGAGTACCAAAAAGGTGCAGTTTTCCCATCTCCAATAATTATCGTGGTGCAATTGTTGATGAGATTCATATCGCTCTCATCGCAAGGGTGCCCCAAGTTGATCCAAACACAACCGGGGTCCTtccaggctacccatggccatcaTACATGAAGCGCCCTTGTGAATTTGTCCATATCAAGAGTGCACAGTCCTCCAAATTCCTTAGGCGTGCACGCGAGGTCCCAATTTTATTTGCACTTTCTATACACCTTATCTATTCCAACCCATAAGAATGCCCTTTGAATCTTCACAGTAGCGTGCATGATCCCCTTGGGAGGCCGAAGTGACGTGAGGTGATAGATTGCTTGCGATGTGATGACGGATTTTATCCAAGCACACCTACCTACCATCATGATGAACTTCCCATTTCCACACCTAACCTTACTAGTGATCTTGTCAAGAAGGTATTGGAAGTCAACGCTTCACAGCAGGTGCACCGCTAGAGGGAGGTCGAAGTATCGCAATGGGAACTGGGACCGCATAGTCGGCAAGGCGGCCAGGATAGCATCAAGATTAATGCCTGCGCATCTGAATGGGGCAACCAAACTTTTCTGAACATTTGTTAATAAGCCaatgacttctccaaaactttGCAGAATGCCGCTAGCATATGAATATCCTCTTCTATCGGTGAGGGATAACGACACTGATATCGCTGCCATCGTGTAGTCTAGGAGACCCAAATTAAGCCCCCTTAGGAGCCCGAACGAGGAGACGATGACTGCAACGCACAATGACCGAAGTCGGAGCTCGATTTTCACTAACTGCCACTTCTGCCCAACTCGTAGCCGGTTAGATCGCTGCCAAGTCGCATAGATAAGCTTTGTGCTAGCCCGCAACTGTGTCGTCGTGTGACCATTGGCCACGGCGACGACGGATCTAGACGAGTGCCAGATCCACATCCCATCGCCACCAATCATCACCAAAGCAGAGAAGCACACCTGAGCCGGCTCACACCGTCAGTCCATGGAGGCAACGACCACTGCGGCATATTCAAGGGGCGGCGTCCTGACCGCCGTGCCCGATCTCCCACAAGCACCACCCAGTCGCCTCAGGGGACACCACTATAATCGACCCACCCAAGCACCTTCGACGCCGGTCTTGTCGCCACCATGGCCAATGCTAGCGACAACGGCGGTAGGTGAGATGCCGAGATCGAGGCCTCGCAACACTATGGATGGGGCCCTCGGCGTCACCTTGGGGAACAACGCAAGGGGTTTTCTTTCGGTTCCTCTTAGGTCTGTGCAACACTATCATACGGTTTCCTAGATAATTAAGGCCTTATTAGCTGAATTTGTAGTTCCTTTCTTGTATATGATTCTACACTGTAGTTCAAATTTTGGATCCTCTCCTGTTCCCAGATAAACAATGGACCATAGCGGATCAAAGGTCTCCCATCACGATGAACAGCTCTCTGGTGCATGAACATGGCCCATGCCTGAATCACACTAATCAGTGTTGTTGCCTGAATTATCAGCCTCATCTgtgcgtccataacctagtcgacatcGATGGTTCATTCAGTGGGTAATCGATCCTACACCTAGCCTAATGGCCTAACCACCGACATAACAAAGGGGGGAGGAGGTGCTGCTTACCGGCATCGGAGACGAGGACGGCttagggggagccatggcacagACAAGGTCGAACGGACGGTGGCCAACAGCAAGGGGAGCACCAGATCCGCCGCAATCGCCGCCGTctcttccgccgccgccgtcgcccactcTAGCACAGATCTGAAATCGCAGCCACTGCCGGTGGTGAGGCAGTAGGNNNNNNNNNNNNNNNNNNNNNNNNNNNNNNNNNNNNNNNNNNNNNNNNNNNNNNNNNNNNNNNNNNNNNNNNNNNNNNNNNNNNNNNNNNNNNNNNNNNNNNNNNNNNNNNNNNNNNNNNNNNNNNNNNNNNNNNNNNNNNNNNNNNNNNNNNNTTGGTGCAGTGACGACGCGCCAAATTTTCATCTCCCGCCATCCCCCCTCGCCCGCCTCGCACGCGCCCGTGCGACCTCGCGCCGCACTCAAcctggctcgcgagaaactgccgatccgagcgtttccagcgagccaggctgTGGGTTGCTTTGAGAAGCATGCGATACAAGGCCCAACAGTGAAACCAGGCTACCAAACAGGCCTCTTATTTCCCACGCAGACCTGGTTGGGctcgatgcgggcaaccaaacacgccctttcTGATGTGTTGCATACGTCTTTTGACATGCACCGGGCTGCAACTGCTCCATGGAATATTGTTCTCGGGAAATGAGAGCTTCAAACTATCTTCATTTTGAGATCCACGGCTTGCCTACACATCATTCACATGATAATGCGAACTAAGCTGCATGTTGGAGTAGTTAGCATGAAGTAGACCTAGCAGAAACCAGTCCAATGGCGCTGGCCAGTTGTACCCATGTTCATGATATGAGGCCTATAAAAAACCATGCACATATCTAAACTAGACAAATGCGAGAGCTCAAGAACTAGATTTGACATTGATGCTCGcgttatttctgaatttatttcagacttCCAGCGATGTTTGTTCAGTGAAAGAAGACGTTCACCTCTCGACTGACGGGCGCCTAGACATGAAATATGTGTACTGATAAAATAGATCCGCTCCCCCGGTACAGTTCCACAGCCATGTAAGAAGTTCCACTAAAAACAATTTAATTAGGTGTGTTATCtaaaatatgaatttttttattgAACCGGTTTCAACTCTctttatacttggcacaaacaatgaCCATGAGCGGTGGCAAGTGCGTAAAATTTCACAAAGTTCCTCTAAAAACAAACCTCACGACGTTTTTGACGTGGTCGGGTGATTTCTTAGCGGGGGACATTTGGTAATTAAAAATTATCAGGCCTAAAACCCATTTAACATTATTTGTTGGATAAACCTCAAAGGCCCATTGTTATAGGTATATACGGCATTTTGAAGAATTTTTTTTTCTACTTCCAACATGTTTTATATCAATTACAAATTTACAAGACACATTTGTACCACAACTGCAGAGAGGCAGAGAGCTAGCGAACAAATTTCTACTCCCATATTAAGATGGAACGCACGCTTATGTGCTTGAACGTTGCAACAGACTTGGCAATACATTAATTAAAGGCTACCGTGGTTTCAGGGGTAAGTAACATCTTCCAAGTATAGAGCAACCGTATTTATCTATTTGTAAACGTTACAAAGTTCCTTCTTTTGCGGGAATTAATGCTTGGACGTCACAAACTTATCTTCTTCCAAGTATAGAACAACGAATTAATTAGTGCTTATCTACTTGTAAACGCTAATAGCAATGAATTAATTGGTGCCATATATTGGAGGGACCATTCAAACTGCATGACGTTGCACATTTACATAGATACCTACAAATTATCTATATTTAGCAATCCAGGTCGAGCAACAATTAGCCTATAAATACCGTCCGGTAGGCCTTCAGTCCACATCGGTCACTGCATACacacaccaccgccaccaccatcaTCAATCACAACACCCAACCATGGCGTCTTCACTCTTCATCCTTGCCCTCCTCCTCACCGTCGCTGCAACCAACGCGGCCACCATCACGGTGGTGAACAAGTGCTCCTACACGGTGTGGCCAGCCGCCATCCCGGTGGGAGGCGGGACCAAGCTCGAACCGGGCCAGTTGTCCACAATCCATCCACCCGCCGGAACAAAATCTGGAAGGATCTGGGCGCGTACGGGCTGCAAATTCGACGCCAGCGGCAAGGGGTCCTGTACCACGGGAGACTGCGGCGGCGTGCTGGCCTGTCGTGCCGGCGGGAAGCCACCCGCCTCGCTCGCCGAGTACACTCTGGGGACAGGCAGCAATGCTGACTTCTACGACATCTCCCTCGTTGACGGATTCAACGTGCCGATGAGCttcgggcccgtcggcggcagctGCCGCGCGGTCAGCTGCGCCGCGGACATCAACGCAAAGTGCCCGTCGGAGCTGAAGGTGGACGGGGGCTGCATGAGTGCCTGCGGCAAGTTCGGCACCGCACAGTACTGCTGCCCACCGCCGAGTACACCGTCGACTTGCGGGCCGACAAACTACTCGCGTTTCTTCAAGGGGCTCTGCCCAGACGCCTACAGCTATGCCTACGACGACAAGACCAGCACCTTCACCTGCGCTAGCGGAACAAACTACCAACTGACCTTCTGCCCGTAGATCCGTCATCATCATCCATATGCATATGCATGCTAGGAACTGAATTTCTTCGATGAATAAGTCTGTACTTGACGGAACTAGAAATAGAACGAATGAATGAAGGAATGAAGTAGTTTCCCAAACAAAATCTTGTCAAATAGTAATTTACAAAACTGCAGCAAATTTCCTAACTTCTTAAATTGAACATGTGCGATAGCAACTTTCTTTCCCCGATGGATACACATAACACTAGAAGAACGCTCGTGCGttaatatcaattatgttaatattacatttaatattctcatacatatcaagtgacattggcgaccttttttaccttcaaattctcacacacacactctcgccctccctcttcctcactctctctccccctctccctctctctctctctctccccctctccctctctctctctctctaacacacaaacatatccatcttattggatacgggaccacattaactttaagagttcaatatcaattatgttaatattacatttaatattctcatacatatcaaatgacattggcgaccttttttaccatcaaattctctctctcacacacacacactctccctccctcttcctcactctcgctcctctctctctctctctctctctctctaacacacacacatattcatcttattgggtacgggaccataatccatctatttcacatgcacacgcgctagtgcataacaatatggattatgtgtattatatttgccaccacaactgagggaatttATTTCATGTAAATCGGCTAGCCACAGCTCCATGACAAACAATACATCTAAATTCTCAGCGTTATTTTTATGTAACATTGGCGAGAGGTGAACGACGGTGATTGTTttctttgtttggagattgattaccatccgtgagttaagctgggtactaaagaagaatctgattgtGATACGTGAATTGATTGTTGCCTTATACGTTTGGTTTTGGTATTtgaagattgattaccatccgttaGTTGGGTTACCAAAGAAGAAATCAATCACCATATGTACAAAAAGGAACTACATTGCACATGCTTACACCTCATCTACTCGTGAGAATATATAGAATTGGAGCAAACAAAATAAGTGCAGACGAGAGATAAAACATCAATGAGGATCCCTAATGTCATGACTAATATGTTGTCCTCCAGCTTGAGAAGCACCTACAAGGAAGGGCTAACATACAGAATCACGAGCCACTCCAATTTATGACTCACACAACTTCATCTTCAACTTGTTAATGATGCGTGAACCTCAACGTACCATGTGGTACTGTTGGAGGCCATGATGACCTGGTGCACCTGTGACTCACTAATGTTCCATCATGCGCAACGCCTCCTGAAACGCCTTTGGCATCGCATGACAGAAGGTAGGAACGCGTTAAGAGCAACTGAGGCAAAACAACAAACAAGTGGCACCCCTCTTGTAAATATATAACATTAATATCTTTTGTTAATTAAATGCAGTAGAAGCCTCTCCTGTCGTTTCCTCCTAAAAAACAAAAGAATGGCGCAATTGAATGGTGGTATCACACAATCCAACTCTTCACATCAGCGAACTCCTTAATCTGCCTGGCCCTATTCTTATTCAAAAGGTTGTGCAACCAGGACCGTTACTCCTACAATTTTGCTGTCGAGACACGACTTATGTGATGCAGTAAAGCACATGAAAGAGATGACGCCACTGACGAGATCTTGGCGATTATATGTAACATAATCAAGCAGTGCTAGCTCAACTTTAGTGCCAATCAGCATAGCCTATTTAGGCTATATATTACTGTTAAATACCGTAGCATTGCAGAGCTTATTGCATCCTTGTACACACGATCAATATTTAGTTATCTACGGACATGAAAACATATGTATCTAGACCAGCGGGAACAAAGACAAAAGCCATGTTAAACTTGTCACCTGGCGCACATGCACTTGCATACTAGCTCCTAGGCATGCACAAAGAAAAAACTGAAGCACACTGATGAAGTAACTCAGAAACTATGTTCCTGTCTCAAATACAAATAAAACCAACAGCCAAAGATGAACTGGTTAAGCATTCCCAAAAATTACATGTTCAGAACTCCTCAGAACATAACTCCAACTATCAATCTCATAAATTTGAAGTTAATATCTCATAAATTTGAAGTTAATATCTCTCAATCGTAAAAATAACATGCATCAGGTTGTCAACTAATTTTAGATGCATCCACTATCAATCTCACTAAATGCAAGTTAATATCTTGCCAAAAGCAGGCGTTTCATAATGTTAGCAAATAAAGTTTTCAGAACACTGTATATACCACCACAAAATCATAAGAGAATGAGTGTATACAATCTACAAGGTAATGTAGCAATTTATAGGTTGGGTACTTACTTCAGTAATAAAACAGGTTCAAGGTAGTAACAAGTATTCTTCTAATGCATTAATAAACAAATATTCTGCACTGAAGACAAGATAAACAATTCCCAAAGTGCATCAGAGCATCACAGAACATTACTGGCAAGATAAATGCACGATGATACACCCGACTCATTTAATTAATATAATTAAATTATCAGTAAATTAGTCACCAAACGGCTCGGATATGAACCGGAACAGAGCCAACATATATCATCCTAGACAAACGCAATATCAACCATTTACCTTGGTACTTTAGGGACCGACAGGAGGATGCATGTAGAAGCGCTTCTTGCCTGCGAATCCACAGTCAGATAGAGAAATTGGAACCCATTCCCATCACCAACTGATAAAGAAAGCACGTAAAAAAATTGATATCGGGCCAACTTGGATCTTTGGTGATTGTCCCCCCGGTATGGAGAATTTAGGAGAGTGGGTGCAGGGAGTGGCCTTGTGGATGATGGATGGAGGCGCAGAGGGATGTGGTCGCCGGAAGGTCGAAAGCGGAGAGGGTCGGGCACGTTAGGCGAAGCCGGTGgtgcgcgacaaccggaggcggcccAATCGTGGGAGGCGAACTGCCGATAGCCTCGACCCATCTTCCGACGCGGCGAAGATAGAGAGGGCGGCACTGCCAGTGCTCGAGGCCGCCGCTCGGCACCATCTACATTGAGGGGAAAGAGAGGCGAGAAAGCGGTAGGGTGATGCGGGGCTAGGGATTGCagaggagggtgggggtgtgcgatTTGAATGGATGGTTCTGCCCATCGTTTTCTTGTACGTGGCGGTGGATACGGCGGCGTCCAGCCATGCAGGCGAGGCATGGGTCGAGACGGGCACACGGCGAGGCGCAGTAGCAGAGGCGGGGGCGATTTTTTGCTACTGAG comes from Triticum aestivum cultivar Chinese Spring chromosome 5B, IWGSC CS RefSeq v2.1, whole genome shotgun sequence and encodes:
- the LOC123115461 gene encoding protein P21: MASSLFILALLLTVAATNAATITVVNKCSYTVWPAAIPVGGGTKLEPGQLSTIHPPAGTKSGRIWARTGCKFDASGKGSCTTGDCGGVLACRAGGKPPASLAEYTLGTGSNADFYDISLVDGFNVPMSFGPVGGSCRAVSCAADINAKCPSELKVDGGCMSACGKFGTAQYCCPPPSTPSTCGPTNYSRFFKGLCPDAYSYAYDDKTSTFTCASGTNYQLTFCP
- the LOC123115460 gene encoding protein P21-like — its product is MATMASSLSFILALLLAIAATDGITVHLLNKCPYTVWPGAYPVGGGSRLDPGQAGAIQVPPGTAGGRIWGRTGCNFDASGRGSCTTGDCGGMLACAAGGKPPATLAEYTLGKGGSPDFYDVSLVDGFNMPMSFGPTGGSCHAINCAADINAKCPSELKVDGGCVSACVKFGTPQYCCKPPLRPSTCGPTDYSRFFKGHCPDAYSYAYDDKSSTFTCPVGSDYQLTFCP